From a region of the Nonlabens sp. Hel1_33_55 genome:
- the trkA gene encoding Trk system potassium transporter TrkA has product MKIIIAGAGEVGFHLAKLLSYESQDITLIDPVKENLHYADTHLDIRTLRGDATSIKTLKDSNVGQADLVIAVSSSEAINITIGVLAKQLGAKRTIARISNTEFLDAEQAVGFKGFGIDELISPESLASKEIELLLNQSAFNDSYEFEDGALTMVGVNLTRTAQFVGKSVQEAGEIFPEVHFMPIAIQRFGTQYTLIPRGDTQFKEGDQVYFITTTGGVDELYKLTGKTRRTMKNVMILGGSNIGEQSARNLSEAGMNVKLVEIDPDKAFDLADKLPEVLVISGDGRNVELLQEESIHEMDAFIAVTGNSETNIISCLMAKSKSVRKTISLVENMDYFQLSHSIGIDTLINKKLLAANNIFRYIRKGEVVAMTKLNNMNAELLEFIVKEKSALCNKQIIEVNVPRSAIIGGVIRDGKGNIVLGDFTIKAGDRVVVCCLPRSISKVEKLFQ; this is encoded by the coding sequence ATGAAAATCATTATAGCTGGCGCTGGCGAGGTAGGATTTCACCTAGCTAAGCTGCTCTCTTATGAGTCTCAAGATATCACGCTTATAGATCCCGTAAAAGAAAATCTACATTATGCAGATACCCATCTGGATATCAGGACATTGAGAGGTGACGCCACATCTATTAAAACGCTCAAGGATTCTAACGTAGGCCAGGCAGATCTGGTTATTGCGGTAAGCAGTAGCGAGGCGATCAACATCACGATAGGCGTTCTGGCAAAACAATTGGGTGCAAAGCGAACGATTGCGAGAATTTCAAATACAGAATTTCTTGATGCAGAGCAAGCTGTTGGTTTTAAAGGATTTGGGATCGATGAATTAATTTCTCCAGAGTCCCTAGCCAGTAAGGAAATTGAATTACTTCTCAATCAAAGTGCCTTTAATGATAGCTACGAATTTGAGGATGGTGCATTGACTATGGTAGGCGTTAACTTAACACGTACGGCGCAGTTTGTTGGAAAATCAGTACAGGAAGCTGGCGAGATTTTTCCAGAAGTTCATTTTATGCCTATTGCGATCCAGCGTTTTGGTACGCAATACACATTGATACCGCGCGGTGATACACAGTTTAAAGAAGGTGATCAGGTATACTTTATTACTACGACAGGTGGTGTGGATGAATTGTATAAACTGACAGGAAAAACACGCAGGACCATGAAAAATGTCATGATTCTAGGTGGTAGTAACATAGGGGAACAAAGTGCACGCAATCTTTCTGAAGCAGGGATGAATGTGAAGCTGGTAGAAATTGATCCAGATAAAGCCTTTGATCTAGCAGATAAATTACCAGAAGTTCTTGTCATCAGCGGAGATGGCCGAAACGTTGAGCTTCTACAGGAAGAAAGTATTCATGAAATGGATGCTTTTATTGCTGTGACTGGAAATAGCGAAACCAATATTATTTCTTGCCTAATGGCAAAAAGTAAGAGTGTGCGCAAAACGATCTCTCTGGTAGAGAATATGGATTATTTCCAGCTGTCTCACAGTATAGGAATTGACACGTTGATAAACAAGAAACTTCTTGCAGCAAATAATATCTTTAGATACATACGTAAGGGCGAAGTGGTGGCTATGACAAAGCTCAACAATATGAATGCAGAGCTACTCGAGTTTATCGTTAAGGAAAAAAGCGCCTTGTGTAACAAACAAATCATAGAAGTCAATGTGCCACGTAGTGCGATCATAGGTGGCGTAATTCGTGACGGAAAAGGTAATATAGTTTTGGGCGATTTCACCATAAAAGCTGGTGACAGAGTAGTGGTGTGTTGTTTGCCGCGCTCTATTTCCAAAGTGGAAAAACTTTTCCAATAA